The Terriglobus roseus region CTGCAGTTCGGGGGGCTTCCACGTCAACTGGGGTCTCTGACCCTAATGCTTTAGTGCTGGAGCGCAACCTAGTTGCCCAACTTCGCGAACTACGCGCGACGGGGCGAATTGTTTTTGAATTCTCTCCAGACAGCGTAGGGGTTGATGCGTTACCGCATATTCCTTTGGAAAACGGCGATGTGTTCCGCGTGCCGACGCGCCCAAGCACAGTGAGTGTGATCGGCGCAGTGTACGGGCAGAACGTGTTTCTATATAACTCGCAACGACATCTATCTGACTATCTTTCTCTGGCTGGACGGCCGACTCGTATCGCCGATAAAGATCACGCGTTCATCGTTCGCGCAGATGGTTCTATCTATAGCCGGGAGAAAGCTAAAGGTGTGTGGTCGAATCACTTTGACTCAAGCTTTATTTACCCGGGTGACACCGTCGTGATTCCAGAAAAACCGATCTCTCCCAGTGTGACCAAACGTTTGCTTGACTACGCTCAGATACTGAGTTCGTTCGGACTTGCAGTCGCCGCGATCAATGTCATTAAATAGTTCTGATGTATCGCATGGAGGAGATAGAGCTAACTATTTCTCAAGCTAGGCTTATCAATAGTTAGCTCTATGCTCAGCTCTTTCTGATTTCAAAGCTTTGTCGCATGCACGAGCAGGATCAATCTCTCAACATATGCAGCCCGCACAATGACAACACCACCGCTTTCTTGCAACGGTATCCTTGCGGTTGTTGTGGTCTACAAGACACAGCCCGCGGATTGTCTGAGCATGATCACTCTAATGGCCTCGATAGCGAACCTGCCCGCAGGCTCTCCGCCGGTCTCAGTGATAGTCGCTGACAACACTCCAAATGGCCAGCAAATCAAACAGCTGCCAAACTTGGTCCGATACACAGCATACGAAGGTAATCCCGGTTTGGCGCGCCCTTACAACGATGCGTTGCTACAGGCAGAGTTGGGCGGCTTCGGATGGTTGCTCACATTGGATCAGGACACATCGCTTCCAGGCACGTTTCTGAGAGACATGTTAGGAGCCGCCAGAACGTATCAGGGCGACTCAACCGTCGCCGCGATTGTCCCCCGCATCGTCGACGGTCAGCGCGTTATCTCTCCGTTTCGTTATGTCGGTGGATTCCTCCCAATTGTGTATTCCACGAACAAGTCGGGCCTTGTCGGGCCTCATGCATCGGCGCTGAATTCCGCGTCGCTCCTTCGCGTGAGCGCTCTCCGTGAACTGGGCGGATATGATGAAAGTTTTCCGCTACATAACAGCGATACCCGGCTCTATCAACAACTGAACGAAGCGGGGAAACGGATTGCAGTAGCGGCTCATGTCGTGGTGCCGCATGAGCTTTCCATCCTGGACCGTGAAAACAGAATGTCGCCGGAACGCTATCGACGGATGCTCGAAGATGAATGCGAGTTCTGGGATAGCCACATGGGAATGCTCGGCCGAATGGAGCGACTAGTACGCCTAGTCGGACGCTATTGCAAAGGAATCCTCTCTGGCGAACAGGTCATGTTTCAGCGTGTGACTTTGGAGGAATTACGTCGACGCCTACTGACCCGCAGGACCAATCGCATTCGCCGTCACCTTTCGAACCTAGCGCAGATAGGTCAGTCACTGTTACCCCCTAAGCAATGACCAGCGAACAATGCCAATAGATCGCTTACCTCACCTTGAGTACAGCGCACTGTAAACAGCAGCTGTCTGAGTTGCAGCACGCTCCCACGTGAACTTCGCTGCCTGTTCCGGCCCTTTCTCCCTGAGCCCCGCCGCTAGCACAGGATCTCCCATCACGGCCTCGATGGCTTTCGTGATCGCTCGCGTGTCCTTCGGATCAATTAACAACGCAGCATCTCCTGCAACTTCTGGCAAGGAAGATACATCACTCGTAATCGTTGGCACCCCACACGCTAAAGCCTCGAGCACAGGCAAGCCAAAACCTTCATAAAGTGATGGATACACAAATAGGTCGGATCCGGCGATTAGAACTGGCTTCTCCTCTTCTGCGACATACCCCGTAAATATCACCCGATCTTCCAGGCCAAAAGCATGAACGAGGTCAGTGAGGTGTTCCTGCTTCCAACCCATCATGCCGGCAATTACCAGTGATGTTGTTGGCAATGCGGAAGCTAGACTCGCGAAGGCTTCAACGAGCCTTTCGAGGTTCTTACGAGGCTCAACTGTTCCAACGTATAAAATGTAGCGCTCTGGCAGCCCATACTTGACGCATAAAGGTTCAATTTGTGTTCTATCAATCAGGGGATGAAAAGCCGGACTTTTACCGTGATAAACAACTGTCGAAAGCCCCCGAGGAGGCCCTAAATGGGAGACAAAATCTTCTTGCGCAGAACGCGACACAAAAATGAGGCCATCGCTCCATTTTTGTGCTCGGCGAATGAAAAATCTGTAGTACCTCAATTTGATGCCAATATGTACCTCTGGCATAGATAACGAAGTCATGTCGTGGATTGTGACCGCAGACTTAGCACCGAACCGAAAAATCGGGAATGAGTAATGCAGAGAATGCACTACGTCAACCCGGTATTTACGGATCAAAAAAGGCAGTACAGTTTGTTCGAAGATAATACGTAAAGGAACTTTTCGCAGAAAGCGAGAGGGCATCCTCAACACGGTTACAGCAGCGGGATAATAAGCGAGATCGGGATCGTCATCTTGCACAACCAGATATAGTTGCACCAGGTTGCTCGCAACGAGGCCGTCAATCAGCTCTTTGCCATAAACGCCGACTCCTGCCTTCCTCTTCGTAAGACCTGTCGCATCGATCAAAACTCTCATAGAGCCAAGCCATTCTGCCTTCGTCCCTCCATAGGTATGGCCGAAGGCAGAAATAGAGAGGTATTTAGGCGTGTTTCACTTGGACACTCCACGCAGATCAAATCAGCTTCTGCTCCTCACCGTCGGCCTTGTCTGCGTCGGTCTTGTTGTAGACATGCTTATTTTCAACGACACCCTTCTTAAAGACCTTGCGTAATCCCTGTCGCAACGCGATGTCGCCTTGCAAAAGAAGATCGCGGACAGGCTGCTCTGGACGACCGCGAAACGAAGTCACATGGAAGTACTCGTGATTCTCGAGCGGCTGATCCGAAAAATAGTAATTTGAAACGCAGCAACGAGACCGATCCACAGTTACCTCGCTGACAGAATGCCAACTCTTCTCGTGCGTGGCCATAAGGGCTAGCCGATTGAAGTGGCTCGTGATCTCGCGAGGACTCCCTTTGGGACCGTCGTCCCACAACTCCAGGTTGCCGCCTTGCTCATGACTCCAATCGGGGGTCACGTAATAGAGGAGGTTTAGAACTCGATAGCGCTCACGATCCTTATCGTGGGAATTATCTAAGTGAGGATTGAGAAAGTTACCATGCGCCATAAGGCTGATGCCACCCGCGTACAGGCGGTCATCAGGAACCATACCCTGAATACCGGTTATCTCTGTAACGATTTGTACGATGCGAGGATCCTGAAAGGCATAGATAATCTCTTCCAGCACAGGAGCATAGCGGTCCATCTGAGCAGCGACGTATTTGTTTTCGCGCATGCTCTTCTTCAACGTCATAGTGCTCTTGTCAGGAAATGCCTGAACAATTTCCAATGCCAATTCTGTCGGCAACAGATTATCGATGTAGCAGCTCTGGACAACATGCTTTGGGAAGTCTTCACGTAAACGTGGAAATTCTTCCTGGAGCCGGGCAAGAATAAGGGAAGCGTACTCTTCGCGATTCAACATGGGCTTCTGAAGGATCCTTGAAACTTCCTTCATTGAACACCTGTGGACTCTGACAGTCAATCACCGCAGGTTCCATCAGACGCTGCAAGCACAGCGTCAGCCTCACGTACACACTTCCTCGTTGTTCTTCAGCAAGTACTGATGCTTTCAGGAAGTGCCAAGGTGAGAGAAGTATCTCTGGCCTGTCGCGTAGGGCTTTTCATAGCCGTAAAGGCTTCGCCTCAGACGATGGTAGATTAGGGTAATAAGCGGATGAGGAATGAAGTCGGGGTTGCAGCGGACGACAAAATAATGGGAGAGCGAAGCATAATCGAGGATCCTGAGGTTGCCTCAAAGACACCGACACTTGATCTTTTTTTGCTTCTTGCAGCCCGGAAGCGCTTAATCGCCGTAGTCACTGCGGGCGCGATGGCCATCGCTGTTGTATTTACGCTTTTCATGAAGCCAATTTATACAGCTAGCGCCACAATCTTGCCCCCCCAAACGCCCCAATCCTCGCTTTCGTCGATGTTGGGTCAGCTTGGATCTCTATCGGGGTTGGGCGGTTCTGGTGGCCTCTTGAAGAACCCTGCAGACATGTATATTGGCATCCTTCAGGGGCGGACTGTCAGCGATCGGGTCATCGATCATTTCCACCTGCAACAGCGGTGGAAGCTGAAAAATATGACACCAACTCGTCTGACACTGGCTGAAACAGCGCAGTTTGAGTCGTCAAAAGACGGCATGATCAGGCTTTCGTTCAAAGACCATGATCCGCAGTTTGCGAGCGACGTGACGAATTTTTATGTGGACGCGCTTTACGATGTCAATTCCTCTCTTGCGATCACGGAGGCGGCTCAACGGCGACTTTTTTTCGAAAAACAACTGGATGAGGAAAAAGCAGCGCTGAGTGCAGCCGAAGAGGATCTGAAAAAGACTCAGCAAAAGACCGGCATCCTCACCATCGCTGGACAGACGGAACTTGCGGTGCGTAATGTTGCGCAGATTCGCGCAGAGATCTCCGCTCACGAGGTTGAGTTGCAGGGCCTTCGCACCTATGCCGCAGAGAACAACCCGGACGTCACGCGCATTGCTCACGAATTGCAGACTCTACGAACGCAGCTAGCGGCACAGGAAGAAAATCAGAAGAATACTGCGATTGGGGACACCGAGATTTCGACCAGCCAAGTACCGGTGGGTGGTTTGGAGTACGCGAGAAAGTTCCGTGAGGTGAAGTATCACGAGACCCTCTTCGATCTGCTTTCACGCCAATACGAAGCTGCACGGATCGATGAAGCAAAATCTGCTCCCATCATTCAAGTAGTGGATCGAGCCGTCCCCCCCGATCAGAAGTCTGGACCTCACCGCACCTTGATTGTTGTGGGGATGGGGCTGGTTGGTTTTTTCCTTAGCTGTGCCTGGATTATGTTGCAGGGTGCTCTTTCCAGAGCAAAGCAACAACCAGTGCTGGCGGAAAAGCTGCAGTTGCTGCATAGTTTCTTTCCTTGGCTGCCGCTTTGACTCCTGGCTAGCCACGATGCGGAACCTCACCATCGTCGGATTCATCTACTGTCTTTGCAAGACAAATCCGGCTGGCATTCCGTTCTATTTGCAGCCCATTCCATCTGCTCTTCGCGGCTCTTTCTCGTCCTGTCGGCTGTATGAGGTTGGCCTCGATGAACCGATTGGGCCAGAGGTTATTACGCCCGTAGATCCAGAGACGCGTTAGTCATTAGGAATTGTAATTACCTCTTACTTGGGGCCTTTCCGAAAAAAGGCCAAGCTTGGCACGTGTTTGTGCAGCATCTTAAACAAATAACTGACACGTATAGTTACTCCCCCCTACAAGCCAGTAGCATTTCGGGGCGGTTGAGAGTAACCAGTGACGAACAAAAGAAGGCGAACATGACGTTGAGAGCGACGACAGAAGAACCACTTGTTTCAATCATTACGGTGGTATTTAACGCACGAGAAGAACTGAAAGCATTGATTCTCAGTGTGCTGCCACTCAAGACTGAAGAGGTCGAACTCATCGTCATCGACGGCGGATCCCAGGACGGCACTGTCGAATATCTCAACTCCGTTCATGAAATCGACTATTGGCATAGCGAACCTGACCGGGGAATATACGACGCCATGAATAAGGCTATCGCGCATGCCCAGGGGACGTATCTCCTCCACCTGAACGCCGGGGATCGCCTCTTAGAACTACCGTTGAACATATTGAGACAGGCGCGCACTAACCAGTTGGACATTCTGGCATTCCGCGTAGCTCTCGATAACGGTCGCAACTTTCAGCCTACTTATGGGTACGGATTGACGTTTTCCAATACGCTGCACCATCAAGGAACATTCTTTCGAAGGAGCGTGTTCCCTGGGTACGACGATCAATACCGTATTTTTGCCGATTTCGATGCGAATCAGCGAATGGCGATAAGAGGAGACAAGGCTAGAATCTACAACAATGTCGTCGCTTATCACGCAACGGACGGAGTCTCAAACCAGAACACAGTTAAGGCGAAGGAAGAGTTCTTAAAGGTGATTGAAAGAAATCATGGTCGTAAGGCGCGCCTCATAGCCAAATGCTTTGGTAAATGGCGCGGCTTACGGGCGCGCCTTGGTATCTGACTCTCCGGATGGACCACTCAGATCACTATCTATTAAGTTCCGGGAAATCTATGAAGCACAGGTGCCATGTTGACAGAAGAGGCTCTGAATCCGGATGCCTATATGTCCAACTGAAACCACCGAGTGACGACTCAATAACGAAACCTTCCGCCGCCTGCTCCTCGCTTAAAACTGCATGACTTTCTGAATCTGCGACGCAATCACGGTGTTAGATATAAGAAGGCCGCTCCCCAGAATCACTCCAACAGATTCGACTGTCCGCACAGAATAGATCGAGAAGTTCACTGTCGTATCGATACGGTGCGGCTCGAAACATCCAATCCCAGAATTGGTTCGAGCATCAGCGACCTTCTCCTTGACATCACGTAAAATGAAGGTTGTTGGCTTGTGTCGTTTGGGTCGCACAAGCACCGCTTTCTATGAGCCTTCCTTCTTACAGCTGCCAAACGCCTGTCGCCTTTTTTGTCTTCAATCGTCCAGAACTGACACGTAAAGTATTCGACCGTATTCGGGAGATGCGGCCGAAAAGACTACTTGTAATCGCAGACGGACCGCGTGGCACGAAGCTCGGAGAAGCTCAATCGTGTAAACAGGTTAGAGAAATTGCGACGACGGTCGACTGGCCCTGCATTGTCGAGACCAACTTCGCGCCCGAAAATATGGGCTGTCGTGGACGTTTGACGAGCGGGTTGAAGTGGGTGTTCGAGCAAACCGAAGAGGCAATCATTCTCGAAGACGACGTCTTACCTGACCCGACCTTCTTCCGGTTCTGCGACGAAATGCTGGAGCATTACCGTGATGATCCACGCGTCTCCATGATCACAGGGTTCAACATAGTGCAGGACCGCACCGCGACACCAGACAGCTATTACTTCTCTGGACTAACGCATATCTGGGGCTGGGCGACATGGAGACGTGCTTGGAAGACCTACGACGAGCAAATCACCAGTTGGCCTGCAGTAAAGGCATCCGGGCTAATGGCTGAGATGTTTCCCCAGGCCGACCATCGTGAACACTGGACCCGCATTTTTGATGAGATGTACAACGGAACGGGTCCAAACACATGGGACTTGCAATGGGTGTATACGAATTTGATTCATAACGCCCTATCTATAGCTCCAGGCGTGAACCTTGTTGACAACATTGGGTTCGGGCCGAATGCAACACACACCATCTTTGAAGCTGATGCGCCACGCCTCCCTGTCCATCCGTTGCAGTTTCCATTACGGCATCCGCCGGCGATGGTTCCATTGCGCCAGTTGGACCTGCTAGATCAAGATCGCAGCGGATGGGGCAAGCTGTCGCTTCTCATGCGAATACGCCGAAAGATTCTCAGGCAATGGTTCGCACGACGTGGCGCCAGCCGTTAACTCTGTTTCCCAATAGTCCGCAACACACTTTCGCGGCGATGCTGAACAGGAATTAAACGGCCACCGCAGATTCAGTTTTCTAAATGCGTCAGAAGCTAAGCAGCGCTCGATAAAGAAACCAATATTGGCGAAGGAGAAACTCCATGATCGAACGTGTTGGTCAGCGGCTTATTCGACCATGAATCCTGCGATGTTAGCTATTCCGCTCTTCGCGAAGCAGCCCCAACTCTGCATCAAGCATAGCGGCAATCACATCCTGCATATAGTACTTCGGACGCCACCCAAGCCCCACAGCTGCCTTGCTGACATTCACCTTGTTATGGGCGATGTCAGTGGGACGGATCAGTTCGGGATCAAGAGTCACAAACTCCTGCCAATCCCTATCGATCAGACGATAGGCCGTTGCTACGAATTCTGTCAGGGTGTGACTGCGGCCAGTGGCGATGAGGTAGTCGGCAGGGGCATCTTGAGCGAGCATCCGTGCAATAGCGTCCACATAATCCGGTGCCCATCCCCAATCGCGCTCAATATTGAGATTACCGAGAGACAGCCGCTCGTTTCCACCCAACGCTAGCGAGGCAACGGCATGGATGATTTTGCGTGTAACGAAGCGTCGCGGACGCAGGGGAGATTCATGGTTGGAGAGAATACCCGTACAGGCGTGCATCCCGTAGGCTTCCCGATAAGCACGAACGGTCCAAAATGCGGAAGCTTTAGCAACTGCATACGGGCTCCGCGGCCGCAGTGGTGACTCCTCATCAGCGACGTAATCGCCGGTATCGCCGAAACATTCGGTAGAGCCGGCGTTATAAAAGCGAATTTCCCGGGCGGAAAGACGAATCGCTTCCAAAAAGTTCAGGGTTCCCTGGGCGATGCTTTGCATCGTCTCGATGGGTTGTTCGTATGACAAGCCAACTGAACTTTGGCCAGCGAGGCTGAAGACTTCGTCCGGCTGGCACTGACGCAGGAGGCCAAGCGTACTTCCCAAGTCGCTAGTGTTTAGCGAGACGAGGCGCACATCCTTAAAAATATTCAAGGTATGCAGATTGCGGAATGAGTTCATCTCCGCGTCTCGTGAGCTTCCCCATACCTCGTACCCCTTTCTGAGCAGAAGCTGAGCAAGGTAGGCTCCGTCTTGTCCCGAAATACCACAGATCAGGGCGCGTCGGCTCACAGAGAGTATTCCTTGGGGTGCAAGTTGAAAAGTAGATCGGCGGAGACGACGCTAG contains the following coding sequences:
- a CDS encoding glycosyltransferase family 2 protein, with product MSLPSYSCQTPVAFFVFNRPELTRKVFDRIREMRPKRLLVIADGPRGTKLGEAQSCKQVREIATTVDWPCIVETNFAPENMGCRGRLTSGLKWVFEQTEEAIILEDDVLPDPTFFRFCDEMLEHYRDDPRVSMITGFNIVQDRTATPDSYYFSGLTHIWGWATWRRAWKTYDEQITSWPAVKASGLMAEMFPQADHREHWTRIFDEMYNGTGPNTWDLQWVYTNLIHNALSIAPGVNLVDNIGFGPNATHTIFEADAPRLPVHPLQFPLRHPPAMVPLRQLDLLDQDRSGWGKLSLLMRIRRKILRQWFARRGASR
- a CDS encoding glycosyltransferase family 4 protein → MRVLIDATGLTKRKAGVGVYGKELIDGLVASNLVQLYLVVQDDDPDLAYYPAAVTVLRMPSRFLRKVPLRIIFEQTVLPFLIRKYRVDVVHSLHYSFPIFRFGAKSAVTIHDMTSLSMPEVHIGIKLRYYRFFIRRAQKWSDGLIFVSRSAQEDFVSHLGPPRGLSTVVYHGKSPAFHPLIDRTQIEPLCVKYGLPERYILYVGTVEPRKNLERLVEAFASLASALPTTSLVIAGMMGWKQEHLTDLVHAFGLEDRVIFTGYVAEEEKPVLIAGSDLFVYPSLYEGFGLPVLEALACGVPTITSDVSSLPEVAGDAALLIDPKDTRAITKAIEAVMGDPVLAAGLREKGPEQAAKFTWERAATQTAAVYSALYSR
- a CDS encoding 2OG-Fe(II) oxygenase produces the protein MLNREEYASLILARLQEEFPRLREDFPKHVVQSCYIDNLLPTELALEIVQAFPDKSTMTLKKSMRENKYVAAQMDRYAPVLEEIIYAFQDPRIVQIVTEITGIQGMVPDDRLYAGGISLMAHGNFLNPHLDNSHDKDRERYRVLNLLYYVTPDWSHEQGGNLELWDDGPKGSPREITSHFNRLALMATHEKSWHSVSEVTVDRSRCCVSNYYFSDQPLENHEYFHVTSFRGRPEQPVRDLLLQGDIALRQGLRKVFKKGVVENKHVYNKTDADKADGEEQKLI
- a CDS encoding GDP-mannose 4,6-dehydratase encodes the protein MSRRALICGISGQDGAYLAQLLLRKGYEVWGSSRDAEMNSFRNLHTLNIFKDVRLVSLNTSDLGSTLGLLRQCQPDEVFSLAGQSSVGLSYEQPIETMQSIAQGTLNFLEAIRLSAREIRFYNAGSTECFGDTGDYVADEESPLRPRSPYAVAKASAFWTVRAYREAYGMHACTGILSNHESPLRPRRFVTRKIIHAVASLALGGNERLSLGNLNIERDWGWAPDYVDAIARMLAQDAPADYLIATGRSHTLTEFVATAYRLIDRDWQEFVTLDPELIRPTDIAHNKVNVSKAAVGLGWRPKYYMQDVIAAMLDAELGLLREERNS
- a CDS encoding glycosyltransferase family 2 protein — its product is MTLRATTEEPLVSIITVVFNAREELKALILSVLPLKTEEVELIVIDGGSQDGTVEYLNSVHEIDYWHSEPDRGIYDAMNKAIAHAQGTYLLHLNAGDRLLELPLNILRQARTNQLDILAFRVALDNGRNFQPTYGYGLTFSNTLHHQGTFFRRSVFPGYDDQYRIFADFDANQRMAIRGDKARIYNNVVAYHATDGVSNQNTVKAKEEFLKVIERNHGRKARLIAKCFGKWRGLRARLGI
- a CDS encoding GumC family protein, whose translation is MRNEVGVAADDKIMGERSIIEDPEVASKTPTLDLFLLLAARKRLIAVVTAGAMAIAVVFTLFMKPIYTASATILPPQTPQSSLSSMLGQLGSLSGLGGSGGLLKNPADMYIGILQGRTVSDRVIDHFHLQQRWKLKNMTPTRLTLAETAQFESSKDGMIRLSFKDHDPQFASDVTNFYVDALYDVNSSLAITEAAQRRLFFEKQLDEEKAALSAAEEDLKKTQQKTGILTIAGQTELAVRNVAQIRAEISAHEVELQGLRTYAAENNPDVTRIAHELQTLRTQLAAQEENQKNTAIGDTEISTSQVPVGGLEYARKFREVKYHETLFDLLSRQYEAARIDEAKSAPIIQVVDRAVPPDQKSGPHRTLIVVGMGLVGFFLSCAWIMLQGALSRAKQQPVLAEKLQLLHSFFPWLPL